The genomic segment CGCAATGTAGGGGGGAGAAATGGCCTAGAGGGGGAAAAATATCCTAGGTCCAAAATTCCCCCCGGGGGAAAAACAGCCTGGGCTATAATTCCCGGGGGGATATCAATCCTAGGCTAATTTGTCCCGGGGGGAATTTCAGTCAAGGGGGAATAATTTCCTGGGGAATTCTTCGCTTCCGCTGCTTAAATAAATGGAGCGGGGCACATAGGTTAATTTCTTCTGGAGAATTCGTTCTTGGTTTTTGGCATTAGTTTTTTttgcacactatatatacaaacctacatatatatatatattatatatatatatatatatatatatatatatatatatatatatatatatatatatatatatatatatatatatatatatatagtgttttatattgAAGACAGTATACTACTATTTTTACCTTCCTACAGATGTTAGTCATTTTACCCAGTGTATGAAGCTCCAGCAGAATCTGAGTCTACCGCTCACTATCAGTAAAGTAATTCGTAAAAATTCCTATAAGGGGCACCTTTAGGTTTACTAGGCAGATGAATGGTTCAATCATAATTCATTCGAAAATCTAAAATCTGTTTTACTGTCATTAATAACCTTCATACAGGCAATTATCCTATGCTTGGTTTGAATGCTAACATTGTCATCACATAGCCTACGCTATTATATTCAATCTATGCACCTGCATAtagctattttcactttatatatatatctcagaattccattttattttcataatttacaacATATTTACTTTTAGAAATGTCACTaaaaggggaatcaaacagaaaaatatcagtGAATGGAACATTATCGCACAAAGGAAGCTTGCACCGCCGAGTGATGAGTAAATCGCCATGAAATAAATGTATACAACTCTTTTTAAGTATTGGAACTTCACGAACAATCCATATACCTTTTCTTTATGCCAAAACCCTTCAATAATTCAACCTAAAACCCAGAGAACGGTTCTGAATCAACGAACACAACTATGAATATCATGGAATAAATGTACTTTCTTCATTTCCCTCCTACTTCGTTTACTCCAAAATGTCATGACATTTATTTTCttgctaaaatattttgttatctcTGACATCTACTTTAGCGATTAACGAAGTACATTTCACTATCGACTGGTTACCTACAATGGttcttattttacaatttttttttttatcttaaagattCGTAGGCTTTTACTGCCTGATTATGCATCACACCCACTTTTAAGTATTCGTTTTTGCTGTCTCGGTGTCCCACATTTAACCAGCCTCTTTCAATGTTCTTTTTATACAATTGTACTGCGCTTCACATGCACAAACACGTACGCAAAAAGACTGTCCATTTGTATAGTTTAAATTTTCTATCTATTTAATGTCTTCATATATGGCACTCATATTCCGAACTCTTCAAAACATTGAActtgtttttgtatgaaaaatttgcaacaaaaaagaaaaatgagggtTTAGGTtgtttgaagagaaaaaaaacaataatatatcttatgccaataatgaaattaaactgtGATAAAAGGACGTTACCCAATCcatgaatgaaaattacacctttattttccttttaccatGTCGCAACGGAAAAAGACTTAGAATTTCATGTCATAATCGGGGTTCCCTGAGAATGCACCTTCGAGGAACTTCTTGTGGACATCGGGAGGGATGAATGTTGCTTTCACCACTGGGTCTTCCTTCATGTCGTTCATCCATGTTTTCtgttgaagtaataataataataataataataataataataataataataataataataataataataataataataaaacaatgcagACTACAGAAATGGCACAAAGAAGACTACATCTGTGACGAAGTCTGTCAAATTCACCAATGATCAGGACACCGAACATATTAGAGATTAAAGAAAAGAgataattaggagagagagagagagagagagagagagagagagagagagactcaccatCTTTTGGAAGCGAGATTTTTCGAGCTCCTTTCCTACCATCATCTCTATGACAGGAAGTCTCTCACCCCATGGCCAGATCATGTAGTCGAGCATTCCTAAAAGTatgaagaagatatatgtatatgtatacacacacacacacacacacatatatatatatatatatatatatatatctatatatataaatatatatacatatacatatgtataatatatatatataattgataaaaaaaattattttatctggaCAGAATATCTGGGTGATGTGACCACAAAGTAACTATTATTGTGATGAAGTCGTAATGAAGATAAACCAGTATTTCTTGTAAAACCAGCAAAAAACTGATCATATGTCTTACAATAATCTTTAAATTCGTTTTGACAAAGACTTGTATTGCCTCGAGACAAAAGATAAAAGGCAATTGAAGCGTTCCAGCTTTGCAAATATGTCAAGAATTGATAAACTCATAAAAATGTTAAGAAGTTACTCTGCTCTTTAAAATTAGAGATAAACATAACCGACATGGTTTGTTTTCGAGGGCGAAGGCAAAAGTAGAGCAGTGAAGGCAAAAGTAGAGCAGGGAAGGCAAAAGCAGAGCAGGGGAAGCAAAAGAGAGCAGGGAAGGCAAAAGTAGAACAGGGAAGGTAAAAGTAGAGCAGCCAAGGCAAAAATAGAGCAGTGAAGGTAAAAGCAGAGCAGGGAAGGCAAAAGGAGAGCATGGAAGGCAAAAGTAGAATAGTGAAGGCAAAAGTAGAGCAGGGAAGGCTAAAGCAGAGCATGGAAGGCAAAAGCAGAGCAGTGAAGGTAAAAACGTAGAAACAGGAAGGCAAAAAAGAGCACTACCACTAATTTTTTCTCCCCTAGCCTAGTTCGTCTTTTTGTATTTGCAAGCTCTCTATATATTTTAGACAGTTTCATCTCACATTTTCTAGGACCGACCAATCAACCCACCTATAGCATTTTTTCTGAGCAAAGTCAATAACACAGATTGCTTAAAACTAATAGAATAgatagaatacaatatagaatttaggccaaaggcgatgcgccgggacctttgaggtcattcagcggtgaaacggaaattgagagttaaaaggtctgaaaggtgtaacaaggaaaacctcaaagcagttgcactatgaatcaatttttaggagagggtggaaagtaagatggaagaaagacaatatgaacagaggtacagtaaaaggaatgaaagggcttgcagctagggggccgaagggaagctgcaaagaaccttaagtaatgccaacagtgcaccgcacatgaggtacactgacagcgtTACGCCGCTAAGGGGTACCTAAAACTAACGTTGAGTTTCTTTGTGAGAAGATAAGTAAGTCACGTACCAGGTTTATCACCACCGAAGTATTTAGTCCCTCTCTTGCCCAGCTCCGCCTCGAAAAGATCTAACCCTTCCTGGATCTCCTCAAaggccttcttcttctccccttcctctccgTCGACATGATTGCGGTAAACTCTGTACATTGGTGATGTCACCTACAAGAATACGTCATATAATTAGGCGTCTGAGACagccatataaataaagtagGGTCGATGTTATTCTGCCATCATCTGAAAACTGATCAAGGTAAAGGGGTTTGTCAAATATTTACCTGCAAAAAACTAAGGTAAATACATGGTACATAAATATTGTACATAGAAATTATATGACAGTGAATTACCAACAAGTTTAAGTGTTTCCCATCCATTCTTAGAATACAACGTAGAGGAAATATGGCCTTAAATGAAAGCAATGGACTTTAACTATGTTTAAGTAAGACTCAAAACCCTCCTCAGGTACGGAAGTAAATTCCTTCTTGAAACAAAATTTGGCCGAATCACAGCAACCCTTCGTCCacgctttcattttttaattttctagttttGTGTTCTCCATACCTTAATacgctctttttcttttattttccgtaaaggaaaatctaaaaaattaaaataaaatttgtattttcctaacatacaaacctacacCTTCATATGTTGGACGCTCCTCTACTTAAGAACTTTCAACTTACGAATTTTCAGATACAAACAACCGTGATCGCAAGTGAACACTGTACTTTACTGTATTGTTATCACAATTTGCTTAATGTGTTTAGGTTTTTATATCATTTGTATTACTAATatactctataaaatacagtacagtactactacAGTACCGTGTTTTAGTATGAAAAAcaaacagtactgtacatattgacTCTGAGTATATCAGGTTGGACTTACGAACAAATCAAGATGTGAACAGCCGTTTGGAACACAACTCGTTCGTAAGGACAGGAGCGTTCCAGTACGCTTCACGTGATCGGCTGACTGTAGACTCGTTTTACTGAAACCTTAACTTCCTGTGTCCGGTCTGGTCTAGTCTGAACCTACCCTATCTCCTCAATTGTCTCCCAGCCGCTACAGGACTAAATCATGGACACGTACACACACTCAGGCAAAAGGATGATGAAATATTGGATGAAATGTTAGCACATAAGTCCCTTGAACATCCCTAGTGCAAGGGGCAGAGCTAATATCCTCGTCCCTAAATACTAGCTAAAAGATGGAATTGTAACCCCCCTCTGGAGACACCCTCTTCAAGGCAAAAggtgtgaatacacacacacacacatatatatatatatatatatatatatatatatatatatatatatatatatatatatatatatatatatatatatggagagagagagagagagagagagagagagagagagagagagagagagagagagagagagagagagagagagagaggggggggcgttAATATGCAAAAGgtaagatgaaaagtaaaaaaaaaaaaaaaaaaactcagtttcaCACCTACTTTATTAAAGAGTTCCATGAAGATTCGGTCTTGTCCCTTATCCCAAGGGTCCTTCCTGTGCAGGGGATTCTCAGGATGAGCTTCGTCCAGGTAATCGCAGGCCACCAGAGACTCAAACATGAGCTTCCCGTCGAGCTCAAGAGTTGGCACCTTCTGCAGGGGGTTCTTCTTCACGAACCATTCTGGCTTCTTGTTCAGGTGAATGTTGACGATTTCATGCCTGAGGTGAAACAAATGTGAAAAGTTAATGTTatgcgcattctctctctctctctctctctctctcacacacacacacacacacacacaatcggtAGAGAGGGGCTTGTTTGTTATAAATACATGGTCTCAGAGCTTATTCGTAAGTATACTTAGGAGAGAAGAAATCCTAACTAAAGGAGTGTGTGGCAGTTGATGTATATAACTGgaactagaaaataaaattttaggccaaaagccaagcgctaggacctacggtgggtcattcagcgctgacagggaaatttaaaagtgcaacaggaagaaaacctcgcagcttcaCTGCAAAAcatctgttaggagagggtgaaaagcaagatggaggaaagagaatatgaacggaggcacagagAAATGGGAAGCAACTAAATTTCCACATGAAAAAGTACTCACTTCACATTTTTGGCAATGAGTACCAGGCGCAGGCGCTGGCAATAGGGACAAAACCTCATGCAGTAGCATCGAAGGAGCCCCGGCGTCTCGGGAGGGCACGCGGAACCTGgaaaataaacagacagacaaataattGCTAGTGATTTCCTTCCATTTGTCATTTCAGGTCCAAAAATACAGGCAAAAA from the Macrobrachium rosenbergii isolate ZJJX-2024 chromosome 43, ASM4041242v1, whole genome shotgun sequence genome contains:
- the LOC136828881 gene encoding pyrimidodiazepine synthase-like, with amino-acid sequence MDSTNVQFGFTTGFGFHVVRLKRHVSQSVCCCPGIDLHFCATACRIQTLLTGIMSSEHLSLGSACPPETPGLLRCYCMRFCPYCQRLRLVLIAKNVKHEIVNIHLNKKPEWFVKKNPLQKVPTLELDGKLMFESLVACDYLDEAHPENPLHRKDPWDKGQDRIFMELFNKVTSPMYRVYRNHVDGEEGEKKKAFEEIQEGLDLFEAELGKRGTKYFGGDKPGMLDYMIWPWGERLPVIEMMVGKELEKSRFQKMKTWMNDMKEDPVVKATFIPPDVHKKFLEGAFSGNPDYDMKF